AAATGGAGGATCATTCAGTCCTCCATCTCTTTCTAGGTCGCTCTGTACCCCGGAACCTACTGACGGGCACCTGTATTGTGGGCCAGTGGGCCTCTGAGTGGGGCATATGGGGCAacgtggagaagagaaagaacccCCAAACTGTCCTGATCTTGGGCTAAATCTAGCCTCCCTCTCTCCACCAATCTAATAGTCTACTATTGTGCGTCTCAATCTTTTtcctatgaaagtgttagtcactcagttgtgtctgactctttgtgaccccacgggctgtagcccaccaggcttctctgtccatggaattctcccggcaagaatattggattgcgttgccatttcattctccgtTTTTCTTTTCCTATGGGCTCACATCAAAAATGATGGGAAAATGTGTATGCATCACATGTGGGATAAAGAGAGAAGCATATTTGTGGCTGAGCTCCCACTGCCCCAGGAACCCAAGGGGTTGACACTAGGCAGGCACCTGTGTAACCCACGCAAAGTCCACTAGCGGCCAGGACACAGGGGTTGGAAGCTGTGAGGTCATCTCCAGCTTGTTTAGTCCAGCCCTGGGAGACAGCTGCTGGGTTCACCGATGACTTAGGCTGGAAGGGAGGCCAAGGAGCAAGGAAACTGTGGACTAGAGAAGCTTGCCCAAGGTTAAACAGACGAAAATTTGTTTACTTacttttggccatgctgcgtggcatgcaggatcttagttccccaactagggatcaaacccaggccccttgtaGTGGGAGCCCattgtcttaaccactggaccagcaggaaagtACCCAGATGAGAATTTAAAAAGCCAGTTTTGGTTCCAGTTCTACTAGGACATTCCTTCATTTATCCAATATTTATAGAATACTGTAAGGTTCAACATTCTggaaatacaaagatgaaaaatagtTGCTGGGACACAATCTATTTTGCTTTAAAGAAaatcaagggaaaaacaacagcaacaaaaagataCTGTTTTTTCCACCATCATGTTGGCAAAACTTAAAGATTTTGACCTTCAAAGTAAAAATCAAGGAAACCTGCAGGAAGGTGGTTATTTTGTGGGGGGAGATGAACAGAGGCACAAAGGGCTTCACAGGAATTGATTATGTCTATTTTTTTGGTAGAATGATGGACACACAGGTGTTAACTCTAAAccatttctgaaagtgaaagtgaaagttgctcagtcctgtccaactctttgtgaccctatgaactacacACTCCATTGAAtactccaggcctgaatactggagtgggtagcatttcccttctccagcagatcttcccgagccaggaatCCAACAGAAAGaggtctcctgcgttacaggtggattctttaccaactgagctatcagggaagcccctgatctcTATCCCTTTATATGTATGATATGATTCTTACAAAAAATTGAAACAATACAGGGAGTTTAGATAAATGTTTAGAGAGTTAGGTAAGGAGGAGAGAGACAGGTAAATGTTATCACCTAGCAGGTGAGGAGTGCTTGTGCGGAGCTGTTGTAATAAGAGCCCACTGCGTGTATGTTGCACCAAGCTCATTCAGTGTTCACAATTGCTGTGTAGGGGATGGGAGCCTTTATACAGATTCCACTTTAtgggtgagaaaactgaagttcacaGAGGTTACTTACCTTGTTCAGGGCTTCATGGCCAATCCTCTTCGCAGTCAAGTTTGAGTGCAGATATCCTAGCCATTCCTTGGGTTGATTTCTTTAGTCAGTTGGCCTGTGGGGTTGGGTGGAGGTTGGAAAGATGGATAATCTCATTCTCTCTAAGCTCATGCTCCCAGTGTAGGATATGGAACTCATTTTACTGGGTGCTCCTTCTTGTGCAAATAATTTGACTATAAAAGCACTGTATCAGGGTAAAGCTGACATTTATTGAAAACTAAAGCTGTGCCAGCTGCTTCTCTAGCGGTACCTCCTCTGATCTTccggctcccctctccctgccccttcccccacccagaGCAACACATGATTCCTATTTTACCAAGCAGTCTGCTTggcagctcagacggtaaagaatctgcctgcagtgagggagacgtgggtttgatccctgggtcaggaagatcccctggaaaagggcatggcagtccactccagtattcttgcctggagaatcctatggacagaggagcctggcaggatacagtttatagggttccaaagagtcagacgggactaagcgattgcactttcactttttttctgcctcctcctcATCATTCCTCTGTTAAATCTCTCTTCTCCCTGCCTTCTCTAGAGGGAGTGGCTTCAATTTTGCTGTGACATCCATTCTGGAGCTGAGTTGCTGGGGATTTGAAGCTGTCATTAGCCCACCCACTAAGCTCGTGCTGCTGTCTTTTTGGCCTACGCCAATTTCCATGGTTATCTGTGGGGAGGGACCGTCACCCTCAGCTGAGAAGGTGGAGCTTTCGAAGTCCTTAGTCTATCCCAGTGATTCTCAATCTGGCTGCACATTTGAATCACCTGGGAGCCTGAACACTGAAGTGAGGTCTTGACCTCACCTCAAGTCAATCAGCTTGGGAAGGGGTGGGGCCTGAGCATCAGCTTTCCAGGTGAGTCTAAAGAGCAGCCAAGGTAGACCACTTAAGGTCTGCACTTCCTCTCCCGATGCAAAGAGCTAAGAAATAAGGGGCGGTGATGAAGGAAGGGAGAACACAGCTGAGCAATGACCAGGCTACCCCTGGGTCCCAGACTGGTCCAGGATTAGGCCAGGGAGGACTGGAAATGGGACAAGGACAGGGAAGGAAGGAGTCCATgagcaggaaagaaaagagaaaatgaaaaaaaaaaaaaaacttggtgaCTGAGGATGCTAGGTTGCCTCCTGTAATGACCTTGTACTTGTGCAGCACTACCTGTTCTGTGAGTTCAGGTCCAGCCAGTGAACTTTTGATGATGCAGTGTGTGAGAGCTTCAGGAGGCACAGAGAAACGTGAACCCTGCCCTGTTGGTGTCCCAGGACCTATGTTTTTGCACAGACAGATGTATACATCGGAAATAGCGCATGCCCTTGACTTGTTCTCCCCAGCACCCAGAAAGCCCTCACCTTGGGCAAAGCTTATTACTCGTGTTTACAGTCTGTCAGCTGAGGGCAGGGACCCTGTGTATTTTGTGTCTTAGTCACCATTCCGTCATTGCCCACAACCCAGCATTACGCCTTGTCCAAAGCAAGCCCTCAACTGATTCCATGTTTGTTTAATTGAATTTGATTGTTTAAAACAACTAGAGCAAGGTGAGGGCCAAGGGCATCTGGAGCGTGATTATGCGCTCAAGTGTCTGGTACCAGTAATTCTAGCTGGGGGAGGAAGGCTTCGTGGTGGAGGTGGGATTTGAAATGGGACTTACCTGAGACAGAGAACTTAGATTAAGGGAGATGAGGGAAGATGAAGACAGAGGGTCAGCCCAGGCTGTTCATTGCGCCCTGATGGGAGAGGAGGTGACTACATTCCCCAGGGAAGGTgagcaggaaaaggaaagaagttcTTACAATCCAAAGGCAGCTAAAGTCGAGTGGTGGGGAGGCAGGAGTCAGCTGTAGGAAATTGGTACAAGCTTAATACACATGTGAAGGACTGATGaactgtttggttttttttttttttgactacaccacatggtatgtgggatcttagttccctaaccagggattaaacctgtgctccctgcatttgaagtgtggagtcttaaccactggactaccagggaagtccctgttgagttttttttttttttgtctgtctctttttcaatatttatttatttggcttcactgggtcttagaTGTAGCATGCGGAATCTTTGATCATCATTGAGCCAGGCAGGATTTTTTAGTTcaagcgtgtgggatctagtttcctgaccaaagatcgaacccgggccccgcCTGCATtgagaatgcagagtcttagccactggaccaccggggaagtgcCAGGGTTGATGAATTGACCATGTAAGTAAATTTTCTGTGTTCACTTTTAGCCTGATTCTTTAACATTAGGGATCAGCAAATTGGTACTCTTGTGGTGGGGTTGTGCTCACAGATGTTCCATCCAAGAACAGAGGATATGAAGAAACTAAGCTCCAGAAATAAGTGAATAACCTCAGAAGTGGTAGTCCCGAGCCCTCAGTTGGCAACGGATGACAGAGAGTAACAGAGTGTGGTTCTCAGGCCTAGCTGCATACTAAACAATGCAGGAAGCTGAATAATCCAGGCAAAGGGGTGAAAGTGACACAGGCGTATGTACGTTTGTCAGCACTTATGCAACTGTTTACTTACAATGggtacattttattatatataaattatacataaatgtagttaatttaaaaacaaaacatagcgGAGCAGAAACCTCCACGGGAGCCAGCACCAGTGTAGGGAAACCTAACCTGTAATCGACAAattgctggaggctcagtgtgGACAAGTCTGAGAGCTGAAAACTTCAGGTGGGAGAGGTAATGCATCACATAGTGATTACGGTCAATAATACCGAGTCATAAACTTCAgagttgctaagagactagatcaTAATTGTTCccgccacaaaaaaaaaaaaggaatgataattatgtgacatgataCAGCTGTTAGTGAACGCCACAGTGATAATCACGTTGcaacatataaatgtatcaaatcaacatacgctgctgctaagtcacttcagtcgtgtccaactctgtgcgaccccacagacaggagcccaccaggccccactgtccctgggattctccaggcaagaacactggagtgggttgccatttcttcctccaatgcatgaaagtgaaaagtgaaagtgaagtcgcccagtcgtgtccgactcttcgagaccccctggactgcagcctaccaggctcctccatccatgggattttccaggcaagaatactggagtgggttgccattgccttctccgcaaatcAACATATAGTACACTTAATTATGACAATTGAAACTTGGtaagagaaagcaaaaacacATCCTAAACTTCAGGGGTGCCCAGTCGCTGGAGGTGGAACTTACGCTTCTGGGAGTTTTTTACTTCCTGGAGCTCCACCAGGTCCTCACTCATCTgcagtgaatagtgaaagtgaaagtcgctcagtcttgtccgattctttgcgaccccatgtcttatacagtccttgaaattctccaggctagaatactggagtgggtagcctttcccttctccagggaatcttcccagcccaggtgtcccacattgcaggtggattctttaccagttgaaccacaggggaagcccaagaatactggaatgggtagcctatcccttctctagcagatctttcccacccaggaatcgaactggggtctcctgcattgcaggcggattctttaccaactgagctatcagggaagcccctacagtgAATCCTGGAGGAAAATGCTTCCagcaggaggaagggaaaggaccACTTTGAAATGTGCCAGAGACTTCTGTTCTTCTCAACAAGGTCTGCTCTGAGAAGAAGCTGTCTTCCCAGGGCCTGGCCTACCTGGGGGAAGGGAAGTGCCAACTCCAGGCCACTCTAGCTATGCTATCCCACCTACGGGTGGGGAGTGAGAACCGAGAAGCACCAGTGAAGGGCATGGTCCACCAGCTCACCAAAAAGTTGAGACCTGATAGCAGGATTATGCACCCCTTCTCTACCCCAAACCTTACTCTCATCACTAAAGGTCTTTTGACTGCAGCGTATCCTGTCTACCTAGTATATCTTGTCTACCTTTCAGTAAATGTTTACAAGGCATTCTGAAAGGCAAAAACACAGTTTGAGGAGACTAAGCATCAGAACCAGAATCAGATATGGTGGaaatgttggaattatcagattATGCCTACAATTAATATGTTAAGAGCTTTAATGGGAAAAGTAGACAACGTGCAAAACCAGATGATGTAAAGAGAAAGATGGAAATTCtaagagagaatgaaaaagaaatgctcgAGATCAAAGCCACTGTAACAGAGATGAAGGATACCTTTGATGGGCTCATTAGTAGACTGGACATGCCAAGGAAAGAGCTTTGAGCTTGAGGATATGATGCtagaaacttccaaaactgaaaaataaagagaaaaaagactgaggaaaaaaattcCCAAAACAGAACAGGACGGACTATCCAAGAATTATGGGACAAGTACAAAAGTATGATGGGTATAATGGAATACCAGAGGAGAAGATAGAAAGGGACAGAAGAAATGTTTGAAGCCATAATGACTGAGAATTTTCCCCAATTAATGTCAGACATCAAAGTACagatccaggaagctcagagaacacTGAGCAGAATAAATCCCCTCCCCACATCATATTCAAACTTCAGAAAGTCAAAGATAGAGAGAAACATTCTGAAAGAAGATGGGAGCAGGGGACGCCTCACTTATAAAGGAGCAGAGGTTAAGAATTGCATCTGACATCTCAGAAACCATGCAAGCAAGCAAGAAGAGAGTTCAGTGAAGTGTCTGAAGtgttaaagggaaaaaacaaaaacaaagcaccaACTTAGAATTCTGTACCCTGTGAAATTATCCTTCACGAGTGAAAGAGAAATACTTTCTCAAACAGAAATTGAAGGAATTTATTGCCAGTATACCTAccttgcaagaaatgttaaaaagttCTTCGGACAGAAGGAAAACTATATAGGTGAGAAACTCAAATCTATATAAAGGAAGAGCATTggagaatgaatacataaaagtaaagtaaaataaaagcttttatgCTTCACAGATAAGTTGTTccaaataataatagcaacaatgtATTTGACTGTGAATGCTTATGTATGTTTTAAACATCAGTGGTCTAAATACACCAGTTAAAAAATGGAGATTGTCACATGGATTCAAAAACAAGACCGAACTACAGGAAACCAACTTTGAATATAAAGATatatagattaaaagtaaaagaatggagAAAGATGTACTATGCTAACATACTCAAAAGGAAGCAGGAGTAGCTGTATTAACTTCAGAGAAGAAATTTCAGAGCAAACAAAGTTATCAGGGATAAAGAGGGggattatatattaatacaacaggaagacataacaatcctCAATGTTAACAAGAGCATATTACACATTCTCCTTAACCTTACAGCGAACATTTAGCAAAATCACTTTCTGGGTCATAAAGCACagtttaacaaatttaaaagaatagaaaccCTGACTGTGTTCTTTTCCCCACGGGGGCCCTGTGTGCAGTGGCTGCAAATAGCAGCCTCCTTGGTAGTGTACGCAACCTGTTGCCTGTACAGGTTGCCCTAAGGGACCTTGGAGACAACTCTTCCTAGTGGGCATTCATGACTGGCCTGCTGTTTCCCAATCTAGACTCCAGACAGGTATGCGAGGTGCCTTTGGAAAGCCCCAGGGCACAGTGGCCAGGGTTCACATTGGCCAGGTCATAATGTCCATCCGCACCGAGCTGCAGAACAAGGAACATGTGATTGAAGCCCTCCGCCGGGCCAAGTTCAAGTTCCCTGGCCGCCAGAAGATCCACATCTCTAAGAAGTGGGGATTTACCAAGTTCAATGCGGATGAAGTTGAGAACATGGTGGCAGAAAAGCGACTCATCCCAGATGGCTGTGGGGTCAAATACATCCCTAATCGTGGTCCCCTGGACAAATGGTGGGCCCTGCACTCATGAGCATCCATGCTGTCCCCTCCTTAATCATGCTCAccaataaatgctgctgctgctgctgctaagtcgcttcagtcatgtttgactctgtgcgaccccatagatgacagcccaccaggctcccccgtccctgggattctccaggcaagaacactggagtgggttgccatttccttctccaatgcatgaaagtgaaaagtgaaagtgaagtcgctcagtagtgtctgactcttagcgaccccatggactgtagcccaccaggctcctccatccatgggattttccaggtgagagtactggagcagggtgccattgccttctccgccaaaaaatgctattttctgtcaaaaaaaaatagaaaccatacAGTGTCTGCTTTTGGATCacaaaaggcgatggcaccccactccagtactcttgcctggaaaatcccacggacagaggagcctggtgggctgcagtccatggggtcgcgaagagtccatgactgagcgacttcactttcacttttcagtttcatgcattggagaaggaaatggcaacccactccagtgttcttgcctggagaatcccagggatgggggagcctggtgggctgccatctgtggggtcacacagagtcggatatgactgaagtgacttagcagcagcagcagcagcagaattaaactagaaattaataacaaaaatattgcTGGAAAGCCTCAAAtactttaatactttaaaatattttaaaataatattttaaataatactttaaaatatttaatactttaaacAACATAATTCTaaagagtcaaagaagaaatttcaaaagtattttgcactaatgaaagtgaaaatagagCTTATTATAATTTGTGGGATACATTGAAAGCAGTGCTTAGAGATTTTATAGCATTGTggaaatgtatatattaaaaagggcttcccagttggctcagtggtaaagaatctgcctgccagtgcataaGACTTGGCTttgatcctggattgggaagatcccctggagaaggaactggcaacccactccagtattcttgcctaggaaatccaagggaaagaggagcctggagggctgcagtccatggggtcttaaaaagtcagacacaactgagcacacacacatatacatattagaaaagaaaaaagatctaaaatcaataatctaagcttccacctttagtcagtcagtcagttcagttgctcagttgtgtccgactctttgcgaccccatgaatcgcagcacgccaggcctccctgtccatcaccaactaccggagtccacccaaactcatgtccattgagtcggtgatgccatccagccatctcatcctctgtcatccccttctcctcctgcctccaatccctccctgcatcagggtttttccaatgagtcagctcttcccatcaggtggccaaagtattggagattcagcttcagcatcagtctctccaatgaacactctccaaagaagaccaatctcctttaggatggactgattggatctccttgcagtccaagggactctcaagagtcttctccaacaccacagttcaaaagcatcaattcttcggccctcagctttcttcaccatccaactctcacatccatacatgaccactggaaaaaccatagccttgactagacggacctttgttggcaaagtaatgtctttgcttttcaatatgctatctaggttggtcataaatttccttccaaggagtaagcatcttttaatttcatggctgcaatcaccatctgcagtgattttggagcccccaaaaataaagtctgacaatatttccactatttccccatctatttcccatgaagtgatgggaccagatgctactagaaaagaagagcaaactaaatccaaagtaagcaagaaaagaaatttttaaaattacatcagaattttaagtaaaattgAAAATAGGAAATCAGTAGAGAAAATCAACAGAAACAAAAGCTGGTGGGTTTTTTTGAAAGATCAATAAAGTTGACAAGCCTCTAGCAAAATCActaagaaaaacagagagaaggcACAAATTACTAGTATCAGAAGTGAAAGAGGGGGCATTACTATAGATTCCATGGGACATTAAGaggataataaaggaatattttGAACAACTCTCTGCTTACAAATTTGATAACATGGGGGAACTAGACCAATCCCTTGAGAGATCCAGTCTGCTAAAACTaggaagaaacagacaatctGAATAGGTATATATCTAGTAAAGGAATTCAGTCAATAattaataaccttccaaaacagaaagcacaATACTCAGATGGGCTTACTGGTGAATTCTAACTAGACATTAAATGAAGAAAGTATACCAGTTCTGTCAACAGTCTCTTTCAGAAGATAGAAGTGGAGGGAAcacaattgacccttgaacaatgcaggggtTATTTGGTGTATAATTTACAGTTGGCCCTTGTGTCTGTGGTTCCTGTGTATCCATGGATGCAACCAATCAGAGATCATGtggtactgtagtatttactactgaaaaatatccatgtataagtggacccacacagCTCAAGCTagtattgttcaagggtcaactttacttaaaattcattctatgaggccagcatttcCCTACTACTAAAACAGGGCAGAGGGGCGGattataagaaaaggaaactgCAGACCATTATCTCTCATGATCAAgtgcaaaaatctttaacaaaatattagcaaacaaatCTACAATGtatgaaaataattatacacCTATTCAAGtgtagctcagacaataaagtgtctgcctaccctgtgggagacctgggtttgatccctgggtcaggaacatcctctggagaaggaaatggcaacccactccagtattcgtgcctggaaaatcccatggatggaggagccccgtaggttacagtccatggggtcgcaaagagtcggacacaactgagcaacttcacttcagtcaagtggaatttatcctaGATATGCAAAGCTGGTTGCGTATTCAAAACCCCATTAATGGGagattcccctggtggtccaggggttaagaatccaacttgcaatgcaggagacacaagttcaatccctgatcggggaactaagatcccacatactatgGGGCTGCTGAACCCGCAAGCTGCAAATAGCCGCAACAGCTGAGGCCGTGAgccacaacgaaagatcccacatgacccagcaaagatcctgtgtgctgcaattaagaatcaacatagccaaataaaatttttaaaaatcaatgttatCCACCACATCaacaggctaaagaagaaaaatcacatgatcgtatgaatacacacagaaaaagcatttgacaaaatccaacatctattcatgataaaaagtCTCAGCAGTAGAGATGAACTTTGTGAGCCTGATAAAGAACATCGACAAAATACATGCAGCTGATATTGTACTTAATAACAAGAAACTCGATGAATCTCACCTTGGATATAACAGTGATTTTCAGTGTGACCCCAAAGGCACAATCCCTGGAAGAAATAATAAACTAGACttcctcagctggtaaagcatctgcctgcaatgcaggagtccctggttcgattcctgggttgggaagatccgctggagaatggaaatggccgcccactccagtattctagggcttccctggtggctcagctggtaaagaatccacccgcaatgtgggagagctgggttccatccctgggttgggaagatcccctggagaagggaatggctacccactccagtattctggcctggagaattctgtggactgtatagtccatagggtcacagagagttggacacgactgagtgactttcactttcacttttcagagttCATTGCAATCAAAATCGTCTATTCTGCAAAAATCAATGTCAATAGAATGGGAACACAAGCCGCAGACTAGGAGAAACCtttgcaaaagacatatctgatagTGTAcagttatccaaaatatacaaaaaaaaaaaaaaacctcttaaaatCAACAATAAGAAGAAGAAtagctcaattttttaaaaaatgggcaaaagacccaGACAGTTACTCATCAAAGAAGATATCCAGATGACAagtaagcaaatgaaaaatatgttcaacatcttTTATTCGGGAATTGGATTTTAAAATGACAGTGAAGTATCACTACACACCTGTAAGAGTAGCCAAAGAACACTGAGAAGACAAATGCTGGTGATTCTGTGGAGCAGAAACTCTCAGTCATCGCTGGGGGGAAGGCACCATGGTACAGCACTTTGGAagactgtttgtttgtttcttataaaacaaaatatatttttaccatCTGCTCCAACAATCATACTCCTTGATTTTTACCCAAAGGACTGTGTCCACACCAAAACCTCgtcacagatgtttatagcagctttagtCATAATTACCAAAACGTGGAAGCAagcaagatgtccttcagtaggtgaatggttTAAACTGGTACATCCAGGCAGTGAACTAGGAAGAAATGAGCTGTCAAACTATGGAATgacatggaggaacctta
This window of the Bos taurus isolate L1 Dominette 01449 registration number 42190680 breed Hereford chromosome 5, ARS-UCD2.0, whole genome shotgun sequence genome carries:
- the LOC132345375 gene encoding large ribosomal subunit protein uL16-like, whose product is MSILYCYLKVSCQDVPVDVAFSYCKALVTAGISLVARFLLCTAGRAPPQSLTLPFCALAQPSLSASVCSARGGRPAARDLLLVLASPATGSLTRPSEAGDLACTQPVACTGCPKGPWRQLFLVGIHDWPAVSQSRLQTGMRGAFGKPQGTVARVHIGQVIMSIRTELQNKEHVIEALRRAKFKFPGRQKIHISKKWGFTKFNADEVENMVAEKRLIPDGCGVKYIPNRGPLDKWWALHS